Proteins from a genomic interval of Desertifilum tharense IPPAS B-1220:
- a CDS encoding Coenzyme F420 hydrogenase/dehydrogenase, beta subunit C-terminal domain, with amino-acid sequence MTSVLPHQKAKALKPGSRRPAKELCSECGLCDTYYVHYVKEACAFIHQQVAELEEQAHGRSRNLENPDDLYFGVNQKMMAARKTQPIEGAQWTGIVSSIAIEMLTSGKVEGVVCVQNTAEDRFQPMPVIARTPEEILAARVNKPTLSPNLSILEQVEQSGMKRLLVIGVGCQIQALRAVEQKLGLEKLYVLGTPCVDNVTRAGLQKFLETTSKSPDTVVHYEFMQDFQVHFKHQDGSEEKVPFFGLNTKELKDVFAPSCLSCFDYVNSLADLVVGYMGAPFGWQWIVVRNDRGQEMLDMAMSQLETQPVMSKGDRKNAVQQSIPAYEKGVTLPMWAAKLMGVVIEKVGPKGLEYARFSIDSHFTRNYLYVKRHHPEKLEDHVPEYAKRIVSQYRLPE; translated from the coding sequence ATGACTTCTGTGCTGCCTCACCAAAAAGCAAAAGCCCTCAAACCCGGTAGTCGTCGCCCTGCAAAGGAACTCTGTAGCGAGTGCGGTTTGTGCGATACCTATTACGTTCACTATGTTAAAGAAGCCTGTGCCTTTATTCATCAGCAAGTGGCGGAACTTGAAGAACAGGCACATGGTAGAAGTCGCAATTTGGAAAACCCGGATGATTTATACTTCGGCGTTAACCAGAAGATGATGGCGGCGCGGAAAACGCAACCCATTGAGGGGGCGCAGTGGACGGGAATTGTGAGTAGCATTGCCATTGAAATGCTGACTTCGGGTAAGGTTGAAGGCGTGGTTTGCGTCCAAAATACCGCTGAAGACCGCTTTCAACCGATGCCTGTGATTGCGCGTACCCCTGAAGAGATTTTAGCGGCGCGGGTGAATAAACCGACGCTTTCCCCGAATTTATCGATTTTAGAGCAAGTGGAGCAATCGGGGATGAAGCGGTTGCTGGTGATTGGGGTTGGCTGCCAAATTCAGGCTTTGCGGGCGGTTGAACAAAAGTTGGGTTTAGAAAAGCTGTATGTGTTGGGGACGCCTTGCGTGGATAATGTCACCCGCGCAGGGTTGCAAAAGTTTTTAGAAACCACAAGCAAGTCTCCCGATACGGTGGTGCATTATGAGTTTATGCAAGATTTTCAGGTGCATTTCAAGCACCAGGATGGTTCTGAGGAGAAGGTACCGTTCTTTGGCTTAAATACAAAAGAACTGAAGGATGTGTTTGCACCTTCTTGTTTAAGTTGTTTTGATTATGTCAATTCCCTAGCTGATTTGGTGGTAGGGTATATGGGCGCGCCGTTTGGCTGGCAGTGGATTGTGGTTCGCAACGATCGCGGTCAGGAAATGCTCGATATGGCGATGTCTCAGCTTGAAACTCAGCCCGTTATGTCGAAGGGCGATCGCAAAAATGCGGTACAACAAAGTATCCCCGCCTACGAAAAAGGCGTCACTCTCCCCATGTGGGCAGCAAAACTAATGGGGGTGGTGATTGAAAAGGTCGGCCCAAAAGGCTTAGAATACGCCCGTTTTTCAATTGATTCCCACTTCACCCGCAACTACCTCTACGTCAAACGCCACCACCCCGAAAAGCTAGAGGATCACGTCCCAGAATACGCCAAGCGGATTGTCAGTCAATATCGCCTACCGGAGTAG
- a CDS encoding orange carotenoid protein N-terminal domain-containing protein — protein sequence MPANPSRALTENTQNVAKAFFSLSTDDKLALLYLAYEKMGDSITPAEPTAAEPELAPKLLGDYFELSDDEQLQIMRDIVESKDTEYSRAYGALTANNQLVVWYAWAIAMGDTVVDMPEDYEITESIQNVLNHIEDLDFEGQITVLREVAQNMGYSDVKRVTSTQETGVTPSL from the coding sequence ATGCCAGCGAATCCTTCTCGCGCCCTAACCGAAAATACTCAAAACGTTGCTAAAGCCTTCTTTTCTTTAAGTACCGACGACAAATTAGCGCTTTTGTATCTCGCCTATGAAAAAATGGGAGATTCCATCACCCCAGCCGAACCCACGGCGGCGGAACCAGAATTAGCCCCCAAACTCCTCGGCGACTACTTCGAGTTATCCGATGACGAGCAACTGCAAATCATGCGCGATATCGTGGAATCCAAAGACACCGAATATTCGCGGGCGTATGGGGCGCTAACCGCCAATAATCAATTAGTGGTTTGGTATGCTTGGGCGATCGCAATGGGCGATACTGTAGTGGATATGCCCGAAGACTACGAAATCACCGAATCCATCCAAAACGTCCTCAATCATATCGAAGACTTAGACTTTGAAGGTCAAATCACCGTTCTACGCGAAGTTGCTCAAAATATGGGTTACAGCGACGTAAAACGCGTCACCTCCACCCAAGAAACCGGCGTAACCCCTAGCCTCTAA
- a CDS encoding DUF4336 domain-containing protein, translated as MQGQTDTRYQDWAWPLWPVVPLYPYGRRRTLRQEVVKDKIWTFEQSQGILYVVVPIRMSAIALESGGLLIYAPVAPTPECIRLVRELEAEHGEVQAIVLPTISGIEHKVFVGPFARHFPQAQVYVAPHQWSFPVNLPLSWLGFPRKRTHILPTDSRQNPLSDEFDYAILGPIELGPGRFAEVALFHKRSRTLFVTDSVLAIPPEPPEIIQLEPYPLLFHAKDDALHKVLDSPENRRKGWQRISLFAFYFSPSTLNVANLFQSIRDAFAAPDRSKQAYFGWFPFQWQDNWQQSFHALSRQGRLFVAPILQTLILNRAPQETLDWVNRVQQWNFQQIIPCHMQAVIPADGEQFRQAFAFLEKPQSTLEGNRLPEADFQLLQTLNRALTQTRIVPPAKLD; from the coding sequence ATGCAGGGTCAAACGGATACGCGCTATCAAGATTGGGCCTGGCCATTGTGGCCCGTTGTTCCCCTTTATCCCTATGGCAGGCGGCGCACCCTCCGCCAAGAAGTCGTTAAAGACAAGATTTGGACCTTTGAGCAATCTCAAGGGATTCTTTACGTCGTCGTGCCGATCCGCATGAGCGCGATCGCTCTAGAATCAGGGGGGTTACTCATCTATGCACCCGTCGCCCCCACCCCAGAGTGCATCCGCCTAGTACGAGAACTCGAAGCCGAACACGGCGAAGTTCAAGCCATTGTTCTACCCACCATATCGGGAATCGAGCATAAAGTCTTCGTTGGCCCCTTTGCCCGTCACTTCCCGCAAGCCCAAGTTTACGTCGCCCCGCATCAATGGAGTTTTCCGGTGAATCTTCCCCTGAGTTGGTTAGGGTTCCCCCGAAAACGCACGCATATCCTACCCACCGATAGCCGTCAAAACCCCTTGAGCGATGAATTTGACTATGCTATCCTCGGCCCCATCGAACTCGGTCCCGGACGCTTTGCTGAAGTCGCCCTATTCCACAAGCGATCGCGTACCCTATTCGTAACAGACTCCGTACTCGCCATCCCCCCAGAACCCCCCGAAATCATCCAACTCGAACCCTATCCCCTGCTATTCCACGCCAAAGACGACGCCCTGCACAAAGTTCTCGATAGCCCCGAAAACCGTCGCAAAGGCTGGCAAAGAATCTCCTTATTTGCCTTTTACTTCTCGCCCAGTACCCTCAACGTCGCGAACCTCTTTCAATCCATCCGCGACGCCTTCGCCGCCCCAGACCGCTCTAAACAGGCGTATTTTGGCTGGTTTCCCTTCCAGTGGCAAGACAACTGGCAGCAGTCCTTTCACGCCCTATCCCGACAGGGGCGGTTATTTGTTGCCCCCATTTTGCAAACCCTGATTCTCAACCGCGCCCCCCAAGAAACCCTCGACTGGGTTAACCGCGTGCAACAATGGAATTTTCAACAAATTATTCCCTGTCACATGCAGGCCGTTATTCCAGCTGATGGCGAACAATTTCGCCAAGCATTTGCATTTCTCGAAAAACCCCAATCTACCCTAGAAGGGAATCGTTTACCAGAAGCCGACTTTCAACTGCTGCAAACCCTTAACCGCGCCCTGACGCAAACCCGTATTGTCCCCCCTGCCAAACTCGATTAA